The genomic DNA CAAGTGACAAAATATTCTAGGAGGAAGTTGGGGTCATCCCTTTCCACTTCCACTCTGAGCACCTTCCTCTTCAGTGTTCATTAGGCCATCAGGAAACTGTAGTCATAAAGCACATACACTGGAAAAAACCTTGAGGTCATCTAATTAAGGCTCCTACCCCATGCAGGAATGTTCTAAAACATTTCCCAGGCAGTGTTGTTCTGAGTTCTCTGTCCAATAGACACATGTCCTTCTCTATAAGTTGATATAAATATGGTTCCTCTCTCAAGGCAGTTGGGAGGAAATGACGGATAGCACTGGGAAAGGCTCAGAGGTGGATAGTGTGAGCCCAAGGAGGAAATGGCTACCGAGAGGCTTGTGGAAGCTTGACCACAGCTCCACAAGGGCAGGTGGGGAGCTTGTCTCATTTCCTGTTCCTTTTTGTAGCTCCTATTCTGACCTAATGTCAAGCATGCAGATGGTGCTTGGTGAATATGTGCATGATCACTAAATGCTGAGgtcaggagatggagagaaaataaaatgaaagaaggaagactAAATGAGAACAAGAAATTGGAGGGGGACAAAGGAGAGAGTAGCAGTGCCTAGGAACCACTCTGGGCCACGAGCTGGGCAAAGGGAGCCATTGGAAGATTTTGGCTGCAGAACCTAAGGGTGGTTGCCTAGCAGGCTGGAGCTCAGCCTAAGCTCAGACTAAGGCAGCAGCACAAACCCATGGTTGGTGTCTGAAACCAGCCAgaaagtatgttttgtttttaacctgaAAGATTGGGGTTGAAAGAATTTGCTTGGAGGGACTTTGAGTAATACAGATTGGAATAGAAATGTCAGACTTGTTCATTAATTGGTCAACGAGAGAACTGATCTGTTCTGCTTGTTTTAAGTGTCCATCTAGAACTCgtctttatctttgtttcctcATGTAACAGAAAGTAATTTGTGTACTTCAAGTAGCTGCCAAATAGCATCAACCATGTTTTAAGATTATTACCTAAAAGGGAAGCCTCCACTTCCTTTGATTGGTGACAACAGAGACACTCAACAGTGAACACAGTCAATCCTCTGGCTTCAGATGAGCCTAGTTGTTTTTGCAATCATGAACCTTGATTTAAGGACAGCAAATCCCTCTGCTCACACATCATAAGGCCCGGAAGTGACCCCAAGCACTGAAAAGATCTAGCACTGAGACTGTAGGAGCTGAAAATGAACACCGAGGATTCTGTAGAATCTCAGAATGGAGCATTTAGAATTCTCCAGGGAGAATGACAGTAAAGATAATAGGCTCGTTACCTCCCACACACCTCACCAATCCCAGATGAGGGCTGTTGCTCTGCCAGGAACAGGGCTATGATGTTAGACTAATCGCCCCCTCAAGCAGTGGCAAGGAGTTTGCTGAGGCCAAATCCCTAGTTTCCAGGGGATTAATATCCCTCTAAATATCTTGGGATAGCCAGGGTAAACGTCCCTACCTGAGGATATGAACAATGAGCAAGGCAATTCATAGACCAGCATCATGACTTTACACCTCAAAGGACTGGGTAGTGCAGAGCTTCTCAAGCTTAGAAGACAGAAATGCTCCCAGAAGCTCTCAGAGCAGCCACCAGCACTGGCATTTTCTGGCAACTGTGGTTGCAAACTGCAGCCTGACTCCACAGGCCACTTGCACGTGGTCCTTGCTCTGTCCGTGTGGATCTCCTTGACATGCTTGGGGCTCCAGGGCTaaggcctctctctctctaccttgcCTTTGACTTGTTCTCAGAACCCAGTTAAGCCTGCCTGGTGAGTTATGCTCTCAACACGTGGTGACCTGAGTGTTGAGAGTGTGACAGTCGGTGAGATAAACAAAGATCAGCCAACAGTGGAGGCACCAGTGAGGAAAGCAAGGACTGTATTAGATGTTGCATTTGGGGCAGTCAGGTTCTCAAATGCCCTCTGGATGCCTTATACTGGGCCATTCAAGAGACCTCCCAGCTGCTTCTCCTGAGCCAAAGGAAAGAGATGGCAACATGAAGCAAGTTGAGCTATTTAATTTGATGTCTCGAACTTTGTCCCTTATAAACAGAGCCCCTCCCTTTATCACAAATCACACATGTgggcttccttcctctgcctcaccGGGAAGGTTGAGCAAAAAtgtcagaagagaaaagaagcacCCTCCAAGGACAGCATGGGCCAAGGATGGTTTGCAAGGCTTACCCTCTGCATTCAAGCCCCTTCCTCCCGATGTAGCATCCTTAAGTGAGCTTGAGCATCAGACTTCTCAGAGAATGATCCATTGCCTCACATCCAGCATTGAATCCAGATTTTGTCAGAAAACATATGGTCCCAATAGTGCTTCTAAAGCTTTAAAGGATGACTTGCATAGCTCATCATAGAAGAGCCTTTATGGAACATGCATAATGCCCAGACCCGCAGTGTTGTGGCCTGGGTCATGGGAAGGGGTATGATGGAGGActttttgggaaccaaagcagaGGGGAGTTTCTGTGTCTGAAGATAAGGGAGgcctgagaagagaaggaagggcctGGGTATGTGACCTGAGGAGATAGCATCAGACTCCAACCTGCAGGGTGGCAAGGAGCCAAGACAGGGCCCCCTGCCCAAAGAATAGGGCAGCCAGGGGGAGGTGCCTTGGGGTAGCAGTCTCAGAACCTGAGAGGGCCATTGGTGCAGCCCTGAAGCCTTCAGGGATTTTGTCCTGGGGCTCCACTTTGCCTCCTGAGGACTCCAGGCAGGGCCCCCGTGGAGTAGGGATGATTTCTGAAATCCAGCCTGTTGTGTTTTCCACTATCTCCTGCAGGAGAAGGAAGACAATGGGTGAAGGTGGAAGCATCTtcacctcctttcctctcctcagaTGTTGCTTGGGTACCCCAGTCCTTGTAGCCTCCCAGGCTAATCGGGAGACTCCAGTCACTCCCACAACCTAGAGAAGCATCAGCCCATTGGCCCAtctttctgcttcctcagccGCTCCTTTCCAGACTTAGTGTTCCTGCAATTGTCATTCACTCCcatcattcttctcttttcctgtctttgccCAACACCATCCTGCACCACTGCCTCCCTAACCCTGACAGGGTGGTGTCTCCTGGGACACTCACATCAATGGTCTTTATTATCACCATCTGCTGGGCCTCCTTGCAGGCTTTCTCAGCCTTCTTAATGTTCTCTGGGGTCCACTCAACATTGTTCATGGCCATCATGCCCTCCATGGGACTGCCAGGGGTGGGAGGAACAGAGAATAATTTAGAGTTAACTTAAAGCTTTGACAAAACATGTTCAAAAAACCCTGACTTTTGTTAGCATCATTTCCATGTCAGGACAATCTATAGGAATGTCTTACAAGTCAATGAGACAAATAGGAGGTTGGCAGAAGGAGAAATATCACCAGAACTCAgagatgagaattttaaaaagtgaataagaaTCGTCTGACTCTTTAAAGAAGTGGTTCTTAACCTGCGGGCCATGAAGTCCAAGAAGGTTGATGGAGTGACTTCAGGGAACCTGTAAATACGCTGAAATTGTATGTGAAATGAAATGCGTCTGCACAGGTGTGCATTTTTCTTGGAAAGTATCTTCAGGGCTTTCATCAGAATCTGAGAGAGGACACTTACCCCCAAATAAGTAAGGGTCAGTACTTGAAAGAAAACAGTCTTTAACTGAATCAGGTAGTGCAcaagaaaaaggcagacaaagAATTTGTACATAAGTGATCTAACTCCTAGAGGTTACACGTGAGAGTCTTATCTTCCAGGACGACTCACTCTGATACCTCCTCTCCCATTTCATGGGCCACGTAGATGATGTCAGGGTACCCCATGCAACTGGAGATGTTGTTTCGGGGATAGTAGAAGAGGAAGACGAGACACATCTCATTAACGGTGCTGGGACCCCCCTGGAGAAGAAGAGAGCAATAGGGATGGAGAGACAAAGATACAAAGACATGAAGATAGAGGGGAACAAGGCAGACAGAAAATAGTTTAGGTGGTTTTTCTACCAATGATGCtacctttcttttcccttaaccTATACTTAGCTCACTGGTGGTTACTTACTAATCCTTACCAcagttcttcctttctcctcctctatttCTAATTGGTGGATAATTATTGATATTAGTAGCAAAGAAATAGCACATATATCTGCCCTGTCCTCTACATTTCCACTGCCACTGCCCTGgtttgagaagaaagaagatactGAGTTTCCTGAAAAAGCCACTCCCTTTAGAATGTCTCTGGAATTCCCTATCTCTACATGTCTAAGGCAAGACTGACTCAAATATGTCGCATGTTCAGGTCACTGTAGTAGGACTTTATAAtattccctggtgaattctccaAGACTGGTATCCCCATTCTTCTCTTGTAGTATATATCACTTTCTACTTTGTATTATAATCATTCATGTGGCTATATTTTCTTCCTCAATAGAGTGCAACCCTTTTTGAATCCTACAAGTGCTGAACCATTCCTGACACACAAAATGAGTGGGGTTCCTTGTGACCATAGTAACAATAGCTAACTCTAATTGAATATTTACTACAAGTCAGGCAACGATCTAGATATTTTACATGTGTTAATCAACTctcacaacaatcttatgagATAGATAGTATTATTGATTCTTTCAtgaattaggaaactgagacacaaagggGTTGAATAACTTGTCTAAGGTTGTTGACATTCACCCCAGGCAATGAGgcccagagtccatgctcttagtCATTGCAATACATTATCTTTCCATGGTCTTAGTGGGTCACTGACAGAGAAAGTGGGAATACTTGTATCCATCTTACAATAATGGAGGTATGAGAGCATGAAAAGCCCCATGTGAGGGGTAATACCAAGGAAATGGCTTCAGCTAGAATAATCAGAGACAAGGCCAGGGATGGGGCTCTATTCAAAGGTTATTGTCACTGACCATGGTGGAGAGATAGGTACTTACAAAAGTCAAGGAGTCGCGGTCCAGCGTCTGGTAGTGACACTCAACCAACAACTCATCTCCCTATTCAGAATGAGACACGAAAGCTGAAAGTAAGACACAGAGGGACTGGTACAGTCTGAGAAGTCTCTTGGCCAATAGTAATGACCGCTGCTCCTGCCTTTCCCCCAACCTCAGCCAtgcctcccccaggctcccaccGGCTTAATCTCTGCTAGATGAGGTAAATCTCGAGTCTCCTGTAGATTGAAGTCATAGGAGTCATCTTTACAGATTGTTCGGAATTGTGTTCCAtttctagagagagagaaggggaggagacaAGAATAAGAAGAGGATGAAGTAGGGAGGAGCTATAAACAAAGAAGCAGTGTGTGGGGTCATTCTGTGGGCACAGATtgctcacaaaacaaaaaaaactcctCCTTCCATAGTCTTGTTCTAGTCATCTCTATGATGGGGATAATTCTAGCTCCTCCTTACTCCCAACCAAGCATAACCTTATGGTTCAGAATAAATAACTATTCCTAAAATTTATTCCCACATGCAGAAGGGAAAGCTGCAAATCCACATCTGCCCTTACCTATATTGCACAGCCTGCAGAGCCCGGCCAGCCAAGTGGGTGTGGAGCAGGTAGCCAAACACCTGTATGTCAGGCACGGGGGCCCCATTCATCTGTGACAGGGAGGAGATGCAACTGGTTTGTTAAGAAATCTCATCTTGCCCTGCTCCTTGATTTTCCTCCCTTAATATCTGACaccttctttttatgactgactCGAACCCCTTTGGTTCTTACtggcccttctccctgcccctctccccttgTCGTCAAAGCCTTGACTCATTCCCTCCCTTGCATTATCCAGGTGAGTAATTTTTCTGAGCACCAGGCTGTAATCATTCTCCAAGTCTGGGTCTCAGGCTGTGTGTGCTGGTGGATCAGACCAGATCTGTGATGAGGAACAAGGAACTTAGGGAAGATGTGCCTCCCAGCATCACCTCTTCAAACTTCTCTGTCTTACACAGCCCATAGGACATGAAAGACTCAGCACCAGGGGGTATGAAGTGGATGGGGAAGGTGAAGAAGCCCAGCTGGAGGACTCCCATGTCGTATTTGCGCAGCGTGGCAGTATAGTACATTCGAATCCCCGAGGAATCGTACACACCTGGTGCAGGAAGAAACAAtcacaggaggcaggagagcaggtcACAATGTGGGGAGAAAGAGGCCCAGCAAAGTGAGCAAAAGGAGGCAGCATGCATCTCGCAACACCTTCCTAGTACCCAAGTAATCAGCCAGCCTTGCCACTTGTTCTTCCAAAAATGCTCAAGATGCTCACCAGGAAGGTTGTGAAAATTGCTGTAATGTATCTCCAGTCGGATCCATTGGGGGTCCAAAGGTGTCCCAAGAGAGATGCCGACATCATCTGGAAACTGGTAACTCTGTTGGATGGAGGGAGCTTTGGCAGCAAGAAGGGCTGGGACTGAGGTGCAGGGACCCAGGGCCTGCCCTTGTTTTCTTGTCCTCAGCCCAGACCTTCcctgtctttctgtcttccaTCAGTCCATGATCCAAGTTGCCTGACAACATGCACCCCCCTAGCCATCTATTTCTCTCATCCCAGGACTCACTGTGCCCCCGACAGCCCAGCCCACGATGacctgggagcagagggagaaggcagggtcAGCCCCATAGCAGTCGCTGATGCCCGTGGGGAGCGTGCTGGCATTGCCACAGGCGTACACCAGGATGTGATGCACCATCGTCTCATTGTGGTGGACCAACTTGGGCTCAaactgggtggggagagagggtggaAAACCATCAAGATCTTCTATGTCAGGTCCTATTCCTTCCATTCCTTTTCCTCAAATAAAACTACACCCATTCCCCactcatctctctttctctttcttttccatttcctgtctgtttttcttccccaACCTATCATTTTCCCCCACCCTATCTGACTCCTTTGTCAGGCCCCAACCTCTTAAACCCCTTCCCTGAGAGCACAGCATACTAAATCTAGCTGGGAATATCCCAGGACTTCTGAGTTCCCCTTAATAATCTTACCAGTTCATTGTATCTGAGCAGGTAATTTTGCCTTGTTGGATTctctctctaaagaaaaaaatggttccCACACATTTGCCACTAATTATAAGATcatacttttgtttatttgatcaAAATTGAAATCACTCAAATGTGAAATCAGGTGACCAGTTTGAGTTCCCTCCACTCAGACTTCATAACCTGACAGCCCTTGGCCATGTTCCCCAGCCTGCACCCCCTCCTGGGCTAAAAGAGAATTCTGAGGCCAGGGTGGGGCTTATACTTTATTCTTTGCAAACACTTTTTAATGACCTTCATCAAAATCTCTGCTACATTGTGGGGCTTGAATAAAACAGTGCTAGGAGCTATAGTTCTGGGCTCAGAAGATCATGAGACTACCACCTCCGCCAAGCGTGGCCTGGTTCTCTTGTTTTCTCCCAGCTGcttccctcctgcttcctctcagcAATTTTATGAGCCCATCCCTTCAGAGTCAACTGTGCCCACTGCTCTGTTCAACTGCTTTGACAATGTCCCACTGTCTGGTTCACTGTACCTTGTAGATATGATGTTTCTTGCTAacgatggggagagggaggaaggtgcAGGCATAGGTGGTGTCATCCTCTGGAATGAGGAACTGGAGAGGGACACACGGCAGCTGAGCTGGGGTAGGACTGAGACTCCCAGAAAAGCAGGTGAAGGGACAGGCCAGGGAAGGGTGTTCACTTTAGGGCAGGTTTGGCAGTTCTCATAGGACTGAGGGAAGTCAGAGTAACCTCAATTCAAGGAACCTACTGAATATTGGGTACAAGAGGAGGGTCTGGACTGAGTGAGGAGGCGGGAAGCGGGCTGGAGGTGgctgggtggggcagagggatCTTACGTCAGTGATCTCCAAGTCATGGATGATGCTGTCTTCAGGGACATCAAGATCATCAGGGTGGAGTATTTGTAGCAGGAAGATGGACTTGACAAAAGTACGCTCCTGGTCCAGCTTCAGAGTGTCATCCAGGCCGTAGGTGGCCAGCACCCTCATAGTGTCACTCTGGGGGTGTCACGGGCATTGGGTGCTGCTGCCTATGAGCAGCACTTGGCACACACCCATACCCAAGGACCAACATAAACTACCTGCTCACGTCTACGCAGTGGAATGGAAAGAGCTTCAGATTGGAGGTCAGAACTAGTTGAGTTGTAGTTCTGCCTCGGAGGCTAACTTGCTGGAAATGTTCAGCAAGCCACATTCCCTCACATTTCCTCTCTATGCCTGTGTCCACAAGGGGTAAATGACACTCAACAAAGGTTCAGTGAAATCTGGCAAGGTTGTCCCATCAGTGGGAATTACCCTGTAGAGGACTTGTGGATTTCAAGAGGGGCACGATTAGGGCAGTACTATgatggctcagagagggaaaagcCTTCAGAACTGTGGCTGGTTGCCTGAGAAGCAGTGACATTCCAGATTGGGAGTGACTACACCTCTCCAGAAGGAGAAGCTGCTTGTGTTTTAatgcccttcttccttccctattttaCCGTAATGTCTTGGTCATGAGGGTCGCAAGAGCGGAAAGGCCTGGAGAAGCGCATGGTGGTATAGACAGCATCTTCCGTTAGCCCCTGTAGCTCAGCATCCTGGCTCCCATCTTCCGCCAGGGTGTCTTCATCTACCAGGTGCTGATCCTGGGGTCCAGGAAAGGTCAAGAAGTTATAACCATGAGCCCCAAGTGGTCACAACTTTGAAGCAGTTGAGGTCCCTTTAGCTCCCCCAAGGTACAAAATTAGCAGAATCCAGGTGTTTATGATGTAGTTTGCTCCTAGGACAGACCATTGCATCAAGGGTGAATTCATGGGGAAAAGGGATGGACAGTGTCTGATGGAGTTTCACCTCCTGACCTTGCTTGACTTCTCTCATTTCAAATCTAATCTCCATAAATCCTAATATCCCTGTATCCCTAACCTGTGAATGTTCACTTATTCTCTGAACTGTCTATGCTATTCATTCTCTCATGTGGCTTTTCACATTGACCCTTCTCTATATAAATGCAGTTGAGAATGGGTGAGATTTGGAGACAAGTGAgctgcttcttcatctgtaaaatggggtaatcaTCTACTTCATAAAGATGTTGTGAAGTTTAATATGGAAAGAATTTGGAACAATGCCTGGTTAATCAAAAGTGTATGACAATCTCaagctattattattgtaattgctgctgttgttgttaGACTATTTTGTGTTGTGGTCCATCTGGTTGAATTTAAAGGAAATTGAGGATGAGGACTGTGTCCCAAAAAGCTTTGACTGTCCCCTAGTGACTTGCATCTAGTGAGCTATTAGCAAGTATGTGGTGCAGGACTCGTTCTCTCAGTCCAACAGCTCCATTCTCTTAGCACCTTAGGGACATGCAGTCTGGAAGACATAGATTGCAACTCTCCAGTGGATCATTTCTGTAGAAAGAGATCAGCAGTCAGATGATATTCTGTACCTGTGCCTTGTATGTTTGGAAAATGTGGATCCTTCCTGAACTCAGAGCCATTCTCAACCCAGCAAGAGACCCTCATGCTCAGAAGGGAGTCACCCTCAGACTTACCGAAAAATAGATGTTGCCATCAGGCAAGACTCCTCCAACAACCAGATCACTTCCCACGTTGGTATAGCGATTTGTGACACCCAAGCCTACCCAGCCAGCTGTCCGGACCTGGAGCTCAAAAGTGATGATCTCAGCCTCAAGGTCAAAGTCCCAGCGCAGGAAAATGACATTGGAAGGATCCAGAAACCTGGAATAACGCAGGCGAGATGTGGGGCCAGGGCCATTGCCTTGGGAGGGGGCTGCCAGGGCCATAAGTAGGAGAAGCCTGAAGAGAAGGGCACAGGCCATGGCTCCTGGAGTCTGGAGCATCTTTCCTGCAGATGAATACTCAAGAGCTTGGACTTATATGTGCCTCtatctgtgccaggcactgtgccatgGGGGAGGGACAGACTGGGGCTCTTCTGATCTGATTATCCTCTGGGTTCAGAGTGGTGCCACTTACATAACTCTGGAGGTGTGAGGTGTCCAGAGTCAGTACAGAGCAGATTGCTCTTGCCCTGGAGCAGGAACTTGGcatgaaattttcatgagtaAACCATTCAGACTCTTCCACCTCAATCCCCAGTGTCCTGCCAATGTGCACCCTGCAAAATCAAGGAGGTTGAGTTTCTActgcctcttcttccctccatttctctctctctctctctttttcttcccctaccCTGTCTCCCTTTCTGCTCCTCAATCCCTGTATCCTTGGATGTTCTTACTGAGCACTCTGCCCTTTGGCACCTGTCTCCCACCCCAGATTTtatggatattttctattttgtctacATATAGAACTGAGGCACTAGCAGAGGGTGGGTGAGACTGTATGTGAACCTACCTTTCAAGTgtagaaggagggagaaaagttgttgggagggggtgaggggaaggcTATGATTGCCATCTCCTGGAGGAGTCTCTGCTGCTAATCCCTGGGAGGACACGTAGAGGGGAAGGAGCCATAATCACCTTTCCAGATGGGCATATCTGGGGTGGCTTTGAGCTTCTGCACATTCCTGGGGAGGAGCAAGGAGGCggaggaggcgggggcggggagaagaaggagaaaatgggaaataaacaTGAATTTACCTTTGGGATGTTTTGTGCTTTACCCTTCTTCCCACGAATGGCCTTTCAGAGAAGTCATATTTAGTGACTCTCCACTGGAGGCTCGGTCCAACTTCCCCTCTGGCAAGCACTTTGGTACTATGCAAACGATCAAAGCACAGATGAATGTTAGAATATTGGAACACCAGAGTAAAAGCAGTAAAAAGGAACTTTAGATCCACTTAAATTTTAGACGAGGAAACAGAAACACCCAGGGGTAACATGAGTGGTGCCTGATCCCCCATCCACTCAGTGGCAGAGCTAACACAAGCACACAGGGGCCCAGTCCCAGGCCAGTGCTCTGTCTGTGTTTCCTTGGGTCACCAACATGCAcaaggcccccagcccctgctgtgcATTTCCATCATGGCTTGTCCTGGTGGAGGGAGTTGGTGACATTTGCTGACCGCTTCTTAGGGAGAGGACCAAAGTCTCACCTTAACTCCGGAGTTCTTTCTGCCCAGGGTCTGACACAGCTGATTCAGAGCTGGAAATCATCTCATTTAAGCCAGTGTCCTTCCTCCATTAGACAATGGAGAGCCTCTGAAAAATTAACAAGGACATGTGCCTGAGGGCCTCCCCCAGCACAGCAACTGgaccacacatatacacacaggaATTCAGCTCAAATGGGGGTGGAAAGAAGCTGGAGCATCTGTTTACACCTCCATTCAGGGCATGCATATTCTTCTTATTACCTACTGAGTTCATCAAAGCTAGTAAGGATCCAGCTGAGGTTGTTTGCAGCTGCTGTGAGCACCTGAGTAGTAACTGGGGTGCAGCGGGGGAGGAAATACCTTTCCCAAGGGGGTGACCAAAATGTCCAGAGAAGGTAGGGAGCTAGGCAGCCATCTGGAAGGAAGAGGCTTATCTCGGCCCAGGGCGGGAGCTGGGCCAACACCAGAGGAGGAGGAGTCTGGGAGGTACTGACCTTGAGGAGCAGGAATCCAGGGAGGAGATAACAGGAGTGTCAGAGACACTCTGATCCCAATCACATTTGGGATTAAGGGTAAGGGAGGCGTTGCAGGGAGACAGGACAGCCAGCCCTGTAAACTGAGATGGGCCCAGGATGCCTTATCCTGCAATAGGTTGCCAAGCAATGGCCTTAGGGAGAGGCAGGGGCACGAGAAAGAGCTGGGAGCCAGCACTGCAACTCAAGGACTCtttgccccagggcccagcctgacTTCCCCTGgggctcttctctcccttttctcctttttcccccagTGAGAGtcttttcccctctcccagcccctttTCCTTTCACTGTCTAATCTGCAGAGTGACTCTCTCCTCAGCACAACTCAGGATTAAATGCACATGGCTCTCTAGGATGAAGACACGTCTATCTTGGCATGTAGGTTTTTCTAGTATGGAAGATGTGTGATCTGGGCAATGCTTCTCAGagctttgtctctctccctctctagagTGACGAGGTTGAGCAGGTTAAGGGGGCAAAATGttaagatggggccagccccatggcctagtagttcagtgtgctctgctttggcagcctgggtttggttcctgggtgtgaacctacaccattcattggcagccatgctttggtggtgacccacatacaaaaaagaggaagattggcacagatgttagctcagggtgaatcttctgcagcaaaaaaaaagtcaaggtgAATCAGCACATGCTGCTTAGAATGTGGTGCAATTGACATTTTGTGCACAATTTGATTGTGTAAATTTGAAAGTGTGATGCAGAAAATAGTAATGAATTCACTTTATACACAAATTTTACATaacaaaaatctgtattttttttaagtcacatgATTTCAAAATTAGCAAGCCAAGTGAGTAATAAACTGTATTATGCTGTCACCAAATGGCATCAAAAACTGTTATCCTTTGCCAGAATCATGTGAACCATATTGTTATAAGTATTAAAAAGTCAGCAGATTATAAAACAAAGTGAATTTGGGAGGTGCGAACCCCCAGATGCCAGGCCACTCCTGTGCCCTGCTATGTGGACTCTTGAGGGAGATGCATCTGCAGTCTTGCCCTGCTCTAATCCTCTTCTCATTATCGAGTGTCTGTGATGGGCAGACACCACACTTGCAACACTGGAATGCAGTGCACTCCCAGGTCTTGAAATAGTAAAGTTTGATTGCTAAACTCCTGTGTGTCTCCATATTTTGTCTGTAAAATACCAAGTTTGCAGATATGGGGCCTTTTAAATCTAATTTCCCAGATCATTGGCTTCTAAGCTTTCCTAAAAATGAGGCCTCAATGTTAAAACCT from Equus quagga isolate Etosha38 chromosome 8, UCLA_HA_Equagga_1.0, whole genome shotgun sequence includes the following:
- the LOC124243550 gene encoding putative DBH-like monooxygenase protein 2 yields the protein MACALLFRLLLLMALAAPSQGNGPGPTSRLRYSRFLDPSNVIFLRWDFDLEAEIITFELQVRTAGWVGLGVTNRYTNVGSDLVVGGVLPDGNIYFSDQHLVDEDTLAEDGSQDAELQGLTEDAVYTTMRFSRPFRSCDPHDQDITSDTMRVLATYGLDDTLKLDQERTFVKSIFLLQILHPDDLDVPEDSIIHDLEITDFLIPEDDTTYACTFLPLPIVSKKHHIYKFEPKLVHHNETMVHHILVYACGNASTLPTGISDCYGADPAFSLCSQVIVGWAVGGTSYQFPDDVGISLGTPLDPQWIRLEIHYSNFHNLPGVYDSSGIRMYYTATLRKYDMGVLQLGFFTFPIHFIPPGAESFMSYGLCKTEKFEEMNGAPVPDIQVFGYLLHTHLAGRALQAVQYRNGTQFRTICKDDSYDFNLQETRDLPHLAEIKPGDELLVECHYQTLDRDSLTFGGPSTVNEMCLVFLFYYPRNNISSCMGYPDIIYVAHEMGEEVSDPMEGMMAMNNVEWTPENIKKAEKACKEAQQMVIIKTIDEIVENTTGWISEIIPTPRGPCLESSGGKVEPQDKIPEGFRAAPMALSGSETATPRHLPLAALFFGQGALSWLLATLQVGV